A stretch of DNA from Desulfovibrio gilichinskyi:
TATGACAGAGGGCGTTTTTTTTACCAAACTAAAAATTAGTTATTTTTGAGATTTACACTCATGGCATGGTGACAATTTATACCCACCTTTACCTTTAGGGATACCGTGAGGTCTGACATTTCCTTTGGAAAGCAGCTTTTCACATTCATTTTTTCCGCATTCCGGGCAAACAGCTTTTATATCTTTGCCAGGCATGACCAGTTCATCAAATTCTTTTCCGCACTTATCACATTTGAATTCATAAATGGGCATCTGTGCTCCTTTCGTTCTATAAATTTATATAATGGAGCATTAACTCCTGTCTGTTTAACAGGGTCAGAGTTAAGAAAAAAAAGCAAGCTTATCAAGTAAAATCATAGAAAACTCATTTCTACTTAAACACGTGTAGAAAGTAGTGTTCCGCCGCCGCTATATCCCATTCCCATCTGTGAGAAGAATCCGTTCATTTGAGAATATACTTGGTTGGCCTGTGCATCCTGCTGATCTTGAATTTTAGCTGCTTTATCAAGAAGAGTGTTTATATTTTCATTGGTCTTCTTCAGTTCTGCCTGTTCTTTTTCCGTCAAGGATCTTTCTTTTGATAACTTTGTAAGTTCGTCTAAGCGTTCATCAAATCTGTTATAAAGAGTTTTTTCTATGTTACTAAGTCCATGAGTAACAATTTTCCCGGCAAGTTCTTCCATCTTTTTGATGATGTCGTCAGCTTTTTCTTTTTCGTCAGCGGTCAACTCTTTTTTAGTTGTGCCATTTATTTCGTCCATTTGCTTTCGCAGTTCATCCGCCGTGGTCTGTTCTTCTTCTGTGAGAGTTTTAGGGCCGTGAATGCCGAATAATTCTTTAAGTTCGGACTGAATAGATGATTCAACTTTTTT
This window harbors:
- a CDS encoding FmdB family zinc ribbon protein, whose translation is MPIYEFKCDKCGKEFDELVMPGKDIKAVCPECGKNECEKLLSKGNVRPHGIPKGKGGYKLSPCHECKSQK